The following proteins are co-located in the Bacillus pumilus genome:
- the pfkB gene encoding 1-phosphofructokinase: protein MIYTVTLNPSVDYIVHVEDFAVGDLNRSTYDKKYPGGKGINVSRLLKRHGVESKALGFIGGFTGTYIQNFLQNEQLQTAFHEVSEDTRINVKLKTGEETEINGLGPTITEVQFESFLSQFTSLTEGDVVVLAGSIPSSLPHNTYERIAEVCEQQGVRVVLDISGEALKKAAHMKPFLMKPNHHELGEMFETSISSAAEAIPYGKKLLDQGAEHVIVSMAGDGALLFSKEGVYQSNVPKGTLINSVGAGDSVVAGFLAGVSKGLSIEESFKLGVTSGSATAFSEELGTKELVDTLLPQVKVTRI, encoded by the coding sequence ATGATTTATACAGTTACTTTAAACCCATCAGTTGATTACATCGTACACGTGGAGGATTTTGCTGTCGGCGATTTAAATCGTTCAACCTATGACAAAAAATATCCAGGTGGTAAAGGAATCAATGTCTCAAGGCTTTTAAAACGTCACGGTGTTGAATCAAAAGCACTTGGATTCATTGGCGGATTTACAGGCACATATATTCAAAACTTTTTACAAAATGAACAATTACAAACAGCCTTTCACGAGGTGTCAGAAGATACACGAATCAATGTGAAACTAAAAACTGGTGAAGAAACAGAAATCAACGGACTGGGTCCAACTATTACGGAAGTGCAATTTGAGTCGTTTCTATCCCAATTTACTTCATTGACTGAAGGAGATGTCGTTGTATTAGCTGGCAGCATTCCTTCTTCATTACCTCATAACACTTATGAGCGTATTGCTGAAGTTTGTGAGCAGCAAGGTGTAAGAGTTGTCCTTGATATTTCTGGGGAAGCGTTAAAAAAAGCAGCACATATGAAACCGTTCTTAATGAAACCAAACCATCATGAGTTAGGTGAAATGTTTGAGACGAGTATTTCATCAGCGGCAGAAGCCATCCCTTATGGGAAAAAGCTGTTAGACCAAGGTGCTGAACATGTCATCGTATCCATGGCAGGAGACGGAGCCCTTTTGTTCAGTAAAGAAGGGGTCTATCAGTCGAATGTTCCGAAGGGTACACTCATCAACTCAGTTGGTGCAGGAGATTCAGTCGTTGCAGGATTTTTAGCCGGCGTTTCTAAAGGTCTTTCCATTGAAGAGTCATTTAAGCTTGGTGTTACATCAGGAAGCGCTACAGCGTTTTCTGAGGAACTTGGAACAAAAGAGCTTGTCGACACACTACTACCACAAGTAAAAGTCACACGCATTTAA
- a CDS encoding ABC transporter ATP-binding protein: MIQLSNVTKSYEVAQETFDVLSEIDLVIEKGEYMSIMGPSGSGKSTLMNIIGCLDRPTSGQYHFQGTELSAAKDQELAVIRNQSIGFVFQLFHLLPRLNARKNVELPMIYAGIGQKERKERAEIALQKVGLADRMKHMPSELSGGQKQRVAIARAIVNEPQLILADEPTGALDSKTSFSIMEQFTQLNEEGTTIVLVTHEEEIAAYTNRTVVVRDGRLVEDSWKQGDAMNETL; this comes from the coding sequence ATGATTCAGCTTTCAAACGTGACAAAAAGCTATGAGGTCGCACAAGAAACATTTGATGTATTAAGTGAGATTGACCTTGTCATTGAAAAGGGCGAGTATATGTCGATTATGGGGCCGTCCGGCTCTGGGAAGTCGACGTTAATGAATATCATTGGCTGTTTAGACCGCCCAACCTCAGGGCAATATCATTTTCAAGGAACAGAGCTGTCAGCAGCAAAGGATCAAGAGCTCGCAGTGATTCGAAATCAATCCATTGGGTTTGTTTTTCAGCTATTTCATTTGCTGCCTAGATTAAATGCGAGGAAAAATGTTGAACTCCCGATGATTTACGCTGGTATCGGTCAAAAGGAAAGAAAAGAACGTGCGGAAATTGCACTTCAAAAGGTTGGTTTGGCAGATCGAATGAAACATATGCCAAGTGAGTTGTCAGGAGGTCAAAAGCAAAGGGTGGCGATTGCACGTGCGATTGTCAATGAGCCTCAGCTTATCTTAGCGGATGAACCGACAGGCGCTCTTGACTCAAAAACAAGCTTCTCAATTATGGAACAGTTTACACAGCTGAATGAGGAAGGGACAACGATTGTGCTTGTGACTCATGAAGAAGAAATAGCTGCATATACAAACCGGACGGTCGTTGTGAGAGATGGCCGCCTTGTTGAAGATAGTTGGAAGCAAGGGGACGCTATGAATGAAACTCTTTGA
- a CDS encoding efflux RND transporter periplasmic adaptor subunit, giving the protein MRKKIIIGSIFIIVIGLFIGFNIAKNQSKPASTAAFKTVKLTPKEITSTVMTPGTLSFSEEQFIYVEEEKGKLNEIAVKEGEKVKAGTPLLTYENKELELEEQQQALAAESSTLKREQLQNRLSELDKKQAGESGSNSKNERDQLELELKAAELEQKQAELNQEKVKAQLEDLTIHSKIEGTVITIEQEAGAGKLEERQPIIHIGNEKKMIVRGLISEYDAIKIKKKQKVKVTSDVIRGKSWQGVVKKVGAVPARAASDTTDGNQTVQYPVEIEIKGKKPEAKPGFKMIMEIETDKRQAQTIPETAVKKENDGQQYVYVVEKNVLKKVKVGLGETSGHVLEVTKGLTTADQIIANPSDDMYDGMEVNAE; this is encoded by the coding sequence ATGAGAAAGAAAATCATCATCGGATCAATTTTTATCATTGTGATTGGTCTATTTATTGGATTTAACATTGCGAAAAATCAATCAAAGCCTGCTTCTACAGCAGCATTTAAAACAGTCAAACTCACGCCAAAAGAAATAACATCTACTGTGATGACACCTGGAACACTTTCATTCTCTGAAGAGCAATTCATTTATGTAGAAGAGGAAAAGGGAAAACTAAATGAAATTGCTGTTAAAGAAGGTGAAAAGGTAAAGGCTGGAACGCCGCTCCTTACATATGAAAATAAGGAACTGGAGCTTGAAGAGCAGCAGCAAGCACTAGCGGCTGAATCAAGTACACTAAAACGCGAACAACTGCAAAATAGGCTCAGTGAATTAGATAAAAAACAAGCAGGTGAGTCTGGCTCCAATTCCAAAAACGAGCGAGATCAGCTTGAATTAGAACTGAAAGCAGCTGAATTAGAGCAAAAACAAGCTGAGCTTAACCAAGAAAAAGTAAAAGCACAGTTAGAAGATTTAACGATACATAGTAAAATTGAAGGAACAGTCATAACCATTGAGCAAGAGGCTGGAGCAGGGAAGCTAGAAGAGAGACAGCCGATCATCCATATTGGCAATGAGAAAAAAATGATCGTGCGAGGTTTGATCTCTGAGTATGATGCCATAAAAATTAAAAAGAAACAAAAAGTAAAGGTAACATCTGATGTCATTCGCGGAAAAAGCTGGCAAGGAGTCGTGAAAAAAGTAGGGGCTGTTCCTGCACGGGCAGCATCCGATACAACTGATGGCAATCAAACTGTTCAATATCCAGTTGAAATAGAAATAAAGGGAAAAAAACCTGAGGCAAAACCAGGTTTTAAAATGATCATGGAAATTGAAACAGACAAGCGCCAAGCGCAAACGATTCCTGAAACAGCAGTAAAAAAAGAAAATGATGGACAACAATACGTTTATGTTGTTGAGAAGAATGTACTGAAAAAAGTAAAAGTAGGCCTGGGGGAAACGTCAGGTCATGTTCTTGAAGTAACAAAAGGTTTAACAACAGCCGATCAAATCATTGCAAATCCATCTGATGACATGTATGACGGAATGGAAGTGAATGCTGAATGA
- a CDS encoding ABC transporter permease gives MKLFENIKIALNSVLAHKLRSILTMLGIIIGVGSVIAVVAIGQGGEQMLKESISGPNNTIDMTYTPSDEELNANPNALFEAVFTEEDIQSIKTIDGVKQVASSTAQGMQLRFQDTTVDATVNGMNEGYMNVHSLQIAEGQDLKDIDFRSGRRAAIISEGVKKELFHGQKALGEMIWMNGQPVEVIGVLAKQEGMFSFDMNEIYVPFAMLTSTFGLNEYDKLSIQVAHADQMKEVGKNAAALLNENHHTEDAYEMINMEEIAAGIGQITSVMTTIIGSIAGISLLVGGIGVMNIMLVSVTERTREIGIRKALGATRAQILVQFLIESVVLTLIGGLMGIALGLGGASLVSLFAGWPSLVSWQVVCGGVLFSMLIGIIFGLIPANKAARLDPIESLRYE, from the coding sequence ATGAAACTCTTTGAAAATATCAAAATAGCGCTGAATTCTGTTTTAGCTCATAAATTACGTTCTATTTTAACGATGCTTGGGATTATTATTGGTGTTGGGTCGGTGATTGCAGTCGTTGCCATCGGTCAAGGCGGTGAGCAAATGTTGAAAGAATCGATTTCAGGGCCAAACAATACCATAGATATGACGTATACGCCTTCTGATGAAGAGTTAAATGCGAATCCAAATGCCTTATTTGAAGCCGTATTTACTGAAGAAGACATACAAAGCATTAAGACAATCGATGGGGTGAAACAGGTCGCCTCCTCGACTGCACAAGGAATGCAATTGAGATTTCAAGATACGACAGTTGATGCTACAGTTAATGGTATGAATGAAGGTTATATGAATGTGCATTCACTTCAAATAGCAGAAGGACAGGATTTAAAAGATATTGACTTTAGAAGCGGCAGAAGAGCAGCTATCATCTCAGAAGGTGTAAAAAAAGAACTGTTTCATGGACAAAAGGCATTAGGCGAGATGATTTGGATGAACGGACAGCCTGTTGAAGTCATCGGTGTTTTAGCAAAACAGGAAGGAATGTTTTCATTTGATATGAATGAAATATATGTCCCATTTGCGATGCTCACCTCAACATTTGGTTTAAATGAATATGATAAGTTGTCTATTCAAGTAGCGCATGCTGACCAAATGAAGGAAGTAGGGAAAAACGCCGCTGCTTTATTAAATGAAAATCACCATACAGAAGACGCTTACGAAATGATCAATATGGAAGAAATAGCTGCAGGCATCGGCCAAATTACGTCTGTTATGACAACGATCATTGGCTCAATTGCCGGTATCTCCTTACTTGTCGGCGGCATCGGTGTCATGAATATTATGCTCGTTTCTGTGACAGAGAGGACAAGGGAAATCGGTATTCGAAAGGCGCTTGGGGCAACCAGGGCTCAAATACTCGTTCAGTTTTTAATCGAGTCTGTTGTTTTAACACTCATCGGCGGGTTGATGGGGATCGCACTTGGCTTAGGCGGTGCCTCGCTAGTGTCACTATTTGCCGGCTGGCCGTCTCTTGTGTCGTGGCAAGTGGTGTGTGGAGGTGTACTGTTTAGTATGCTCATTGGGATTATTTTTGGGTTAATCCCTGCGAATAAAGCAGCAAGACTTGATCCTATTGAATCGCTCAGGTATGAATAA
- a CDS encoding DeoR/GlpR family DNA-binding transcription regulator, translating into MLTPERHQLIIDCLEENDVIKIQDLTIMTDASESTIRRDLSALEEKGFLKRVHGGAAKISSIRLEPDVYEKSAKNLQEKSLIAEAAASLLKQGDCIYLDAGTTTQQMIEYIDPDQDIVVVTNGVMHIEALMRKGISFYLIGGSVKHRTGAMVGAAALTAMENYRFDKSFVGTNGIHPEAGFTTPDPEEALMKKRAMKQAKKTYILSDASKFGEISFSAFASLQEATIITNDAKEDSFDNYHEKTVIKVVKT; encoded by the coding sequence ATGTTAACACCGGAAAGACATCAACTCATTATCGACTGTTTAGAAGAAAATGATGTCATCAAAATACAGGACTTAACGATTATGACGGATGCGTCGGAATCTACAATCAGAAGAGATTTATCAGCCCTTGAAGAAAAAGGATTCCTCAAAAGAGTTCATGGGGGAGCAGCCAAGATATCAAGTATCCGTCTTGAACCAGATGTATATGAGAAATCTGCCAAAAACCTTCAAGAAAAGTCATTGATTGCAGAGGCAGCTGCTTCACTTTTAAAACAAGGCGATTGTATTTATTTAGATGCTGGTACGACAACACAGCAAATGATTGAATATATCGATCCAGATCAAGATATTGTTGTGGTGACAAACGGTGTTATGCACATTGAAGCACTCATGAGAAAAGGGATTTCTTTTTACCTGATAGGCGGATCAGTAAAGCATCGAACAGGAGCCATGGTGGGGGCCGCAGCTTTGACAGCGATGGAAAATTACCGTTTTGACAAAAGTTTTGTTGGGACGAACGGCATTCATCCCGAGGCAGGGTTTACAACACCTGATCCAGAGGAAGCGCTCATGAAAAAAAGAGCCATGAAGCAGGCGAAAAAAACCTATATCTTATCAGATGCCTCAAAGTTTGGCGAAATATCGTTTTCAGCCTTTGCTAGTTTACAGGAAGCGACCATTATCACAAACGATGCAAAAGAGGATTCATTCGATAATTACCATGAAAAAACGGTTATAAAGGTAGTGAAAACATGA